Proteins found in one Dermacentor silvarum isolate Dsil-2018 chromosome 8, BIME_Dsil_1.4, whole genome shotgun sequence genomic segment:
- the LOC119460618 gene encoding multidrug resistance protein MdtG has product MAASLTTRNGFSGSFSGNGAGDASTNGTAFVNRAFESYERSANGGTDVAKTVHPSYGSAIWKDDSEAAKSNSKEKAPVGCWEKCKRDAWLLPLVHSEFWISAAFSLIQPFYPILASSRGIEAWKYGFVFSLFKVFMLIGSITAEKMITRITPTACYLFGQGGFFIFTILFGCLYWSPGGNVLLGLSMACVVLGGITNTFYLVSMFAVFTTRFPKYRGAIIAFLEFLWGSGNMVGSAIGGALIDAWAYPLPFFVLGAITMLSFPVIVKFSSKLNQYSGDEESDDVPGKCGQNRSYYWLLIDPVFLIDMVTLMMSWVILGFNEPTLEPSLEDFNLTGTILGSVYTVQFASYSLGGFIAGAFSHYKLEAFYAMVGQLFTIVAYLVIGPAPFLPVSRTLALVYISQVFTGLGMSAQFVCGYCHGLRRAVQRGYPDNLRTNGFLSSTVLTFAVFGAMVTPPIAGYVVELYGYRKGTMLMFGILLTWAPATVALWLHSVFGAKEAIITSKTPSGPLESSRNVDDWHMSCLIVPFVVHILFICFICINKLLLHQQTSS; this is encoded by the exons ATGGCGGCGTCGCTAACGACGAGGAACGGTTTTTCCGGCAGCTTCAGCGGAAATGGCGCCGGCGACGCCTCTACCAACGGAACTGCCTTCGTCAACAGGGCGTTCGAATCGTACGAGCGCTCTGCTAACGGCGGCACCGATGTCGCCAAGACGGTGCACCCCAGCTACGGGTCGGCCATCTGGAAAGATGACTCCGAGGCCGCGAAATCGAACAGCAAGGAGAAAGCGCCGGTGGGCTGCTGGGAAAAGTGCAAGCGGGACGCCTGGTTACTGCCTCTGGTGCACAGCGAGTTCTGGATCTCAGCCGCCTTCTCGCTCATTCAGCCCTTCTACCCAATTCTG GCTTCTTCAAGAGGCATAGAAGCGTGGAAGTATGGATTTGTGTTTTCCCTTTTCAAAGTATTTATGTTAATTGGATCCATCACCGCAGAAAAAATG ATTACCAGAATCACACCCACAGCCTGTTATCTGTTCGGGCAAGGAGGGTTCTTCATTTTCACCATACTATTcgg TTGCCTCTACTGGTCCCCCGGAGGCAACGTCCTGCTGGGCCTGTCCATGGCATGCGTCGTTCTCGGAGGCATCACCAACACATTCTACCTTGTCAGCATGTTCGCTGTCTTCACGACGCGCTTCCCGAAATACAGAGGAGCTATAATT GCGTTCCTAGAATTCCTCTGGGGATCTGGCAATATGGTGGGATCGGCTATTGGTGGCGCTCTGATTGAC GCATGGGCCTACCCGCTTCCGTTCTTCGTGTTGGGAGCCATTACAATGCTGTCATTTCCAGTAATCGTCAAATTTAGTTCAAAACTCAACCAGTACTCAG GAGATGAAGAGAGCGATGACGTACCAGGAAAATGCGGCCAGAATAGGAGCTACTACTGGCTTCTCATCGACCCCGTGTTTCTCATCGACATGGTGACACTCATGATGAGCTGGGTCATTCTAGGATTCAACGAGCCTACACTGGAACCCAGCCTAGAGGAT ttcaACCTCACTGGTACAATCTTGGGCAGTGTGTACACGGTCCAGTTTGCCAGTTATTCTTTGGGAGGCTTCATTGCCGGCGCCTTCTCTCACTATAAG ttGGAGGCTTTCTACGCCATGGTGGGCCAGCTGTTTACCATAGTGGCATATCTTGTAATAGGACCTGCACCATTCCTGCCTGTTTCTCG gacgcTAGCACTCGTTTATATTTCGCAAGTTTTCACCGGCCTGGGAATGTCAGCGCAGTTTGTCTGCGGATACTGCCATGGACTGAGACGTGCTGT ACAACGTGGATACCCCGACAATCTACGCACAAACGGTTTTCTTTCAAGTACAGTGCTCACATTTGCAGTATTCGG GGCAATGGTGACGCCCCCAATCGCCGGCTACGTCGTCGAGTTGTACGGCTACAGGAAAGGCACCATGCTCATGTTCGGAATTCTGCTTACATGG GCGCCTGCCACCGTAGCTCTCTGGCTACACTCCGTCTTCGGTGCGAAGGAAGCAATCATAACGTCGAAAACTCCCTCGGGTCCACTTGAATCAAGCAGGAACGTCGACGACTGGCATATGAGTTGCCTCATAGTTCCATTCGTTGTACACATTTTATTCATTTGTTTCATCTGTATTAATAAATTACTCTTGCATCAACAGACTAGTTCATAA